A genomic stretch from Flavobacterium humidisoli includes:
- a CDS encoding deoxyhypusine synthase family protein, with protein MKGPISQFIEKHYLHFNSASLVDAAKAYEQQLADGAKMLVSMAGAMSTAEIGKIFAEVIRQDKVHIISCTGANLEEDIMNLVAHSHYERVPNYRDLTPEDEWALLERGLNRVTDTCIPEHEAFRRLQKHIYKIWKDADDKGERYFPHEFMYKMLLSGVLEEYYEIDLKDSWMYAAAEKNLPIIVPGWEDSTMGNIFASYVIKGELKASTMKSGIEYMTFLADWYSKNSSNGIGFFQIGGGIAGDFPICVVPMLYQDMEMHDVPFWSYFCQISDSTTSYGSYSGAVPNEKITWGKLDIKTPKFIIESDATIVAPLIFAYLLDL; from the coding sequence ATGAAAGGACCAATCAGTCAGTTTATTGAAAAACATTATTTGCATTTTAACTCTGCTTCATTAGTAGATGCTGCAAAAGCTTATGAGCAGCAATTAGCTGATGGTGCTAAAATGCTGGTAAGTATGGCTGGCGCAATGAGTACAGCAGAAATTGGTAAAATTTTTGCCGAAGTAATCAGACAAGACAAAGTGCATATTATTTCATGTACTGGAGCAAATTTAGAAGAAGATATCATGAATTTAGTAGCTCATTCTCACTACGAGAGAGTTCCTAACTATCGCGATTTAACACCAGAAGACGAATGGGCTTTATTAGAAAGAGGATTAAACCGTGTTACAGACACTTGTATCCCTGAGCATGAAGCTTTCCGTCGTTTGCAAAAACATATTTACAAAATTTGGAAAGACGCTGATGACAAAGGTGAGCGTTACTTTCCACATGAATTTATGTATAAAATGTTATTATCTGGCGTTTTAGAAGAATATTATGAAATTGATCTAAAAGATAGCTGGATGTATGCAGCTGCAGAGAAAAACTTGCCGATTATAGTTCCAGGATGGGAAGATAGTACAATGGGGAACATCTTTGCTTCATACGTAATTAAAGGAGAATTAAAAGCATCTACCATGAAGTCTGGAATCGAATACATGACTTTCCTTGCAGATTGGTATTCTAAAAACAGTTCAAACGGAATTGGATTCTTCCAAATCGGTGGTGGTATCGCGGGTGACTTCCCTATTTGTGTAGTACCAATGCTTTACCAAGATATGGAGATGCACGATGTTCCATTTTGGAGTTATTTCTGCCAAATTTCAGATTCAACAACTAGTTATGGTTCTTATTCTGGGGCAGTTCCAAATGAAAAAATCACTTGGGGTAAATTAGACATCAAAACCCCTAAATTTATTATTGAATCGGATGCTACAATTGTTGCGCCGTTAATTTTTGCATACTTATTAGATTTATAA
- a CDS encoding proline dehydrogenase family protein, whose protein sequence is MEKIFDNTQVAFSLKSDTELDRAYFLFKMIDSEPLVRIGTAVTNFAIKAHLPVEGLIRATVFDHFCGGVNENDCLSVVDKMFTKGVSSVLDYSVEGKEEEEQFDAALEMTLRTIDFAKERLAIPFAVFKPTGLGRFELYEKLGEKQTLNPVEQAEWDRVVARFDKVCGEAHKKDVALLIDGEESWMQDAADDLVTDMMRKYNKEKAIVFNTLQMYRWDRLDYLKKLHEVAKTEGFYIGMKLVRGAYMEKENKRAEEKGYVSPICVSKEATDVNYDNAVQYMLEHIDKMAIFAGTHNELSSYKLMEMMAQRGIAKNDSRIWFGQLYGMSDNISYNLAENGYNVAKYLPFGPVKDVMPYLIRRAEENTSVAGQTSRELSMIKAERKRRKGK, encoded by the coding sequence ATGGAAAAAATATTCGATAATACACAGGTTGCATTTTCACTTAAGAGTGACACAGAACTTGATAGAGCTTATTTTCTTTTCAAAATGATTGACAGTGAGCCGTTAGTAAGAATTGGGACTGCTGTAACAAATTTTGCAATTAAAGCTCATTTACCAGTAGAAGGACTAATTCGTGCAACTGTTTTTGACCATTTTTGCGGTGGTGTAAACGAGAATGACTGCCTCAGTGTAGTGGACAAAATGTTTACCAAAGGCGTTTCTTCTGTTTTAGATTATTCTGTTGAAGGAAAAGAAGAAGAAGAGCAGTTTGATGCTGCTTTAGAAATGACTTTAAGAACAATTGATTTTGCTAAAGAGCGTTTGGCAATTCCATTTGCTGTTTTTAAACCAACTGGTTTAGGTCGTTTCGAATTGTATGAGAAATTAGGAGAAAAACAAACTCTTAACCCAGTAGAGCAAGCAGAATGGGATCGAGTAGTAGCCCGTTTTGATAAAGTTTGCGGTGAGGCGCATAAAAAAGATGTTGCATTATTAATTGATGGTGAAGAAAGCTGGATGCAAGACGCTGCTGATGATTTGGTTACCGATATGATGCGTAAATACAATAAAGAAAAAGCTATTGTATTTAACACTTTACAAATGTACCGTTGGGATCGTTTAGATTATTTGAAAAAACTTCATGAAGTTGCTAAAACTGAAGGGTTTTATATTGGAATGAAATTGGTTCGTGGTGCTTATATGGAAAAAGAAAACAAAAGAGCGGAAGAAAAAGGGTATGTTTCTCCAATCTGTGTTTCTAAAGAAGCTACCGACGTAAATTATGATAATGCTGTGCAGTACATGTTGGAGCATATTGATAAAATGGCCATTTTTGCTGGAACTCATAATGAATTAAGTTCTTATAAATTAATGGAAATGATGGCGCAGAGAGGAATTGCTAAAAACGATTCTAGAATCTGGTTTGGACAGTTATACGGAATGAGTGATAATATTAGCTACAACTTGGCAGAAAATGGCTATAATGTTGCTAAATATTTACCATTCGGACCTGTAAAAGATGTTATGCCGTACTTGATTCGTCGTGCAGAAGAAAATACTTCTGTTGCAGGACAAACAAGCCGTGAATTATCTATGATTAAAGCTGAACGTAAACGTAGAAAAGGGAAATAA
- a CDS encoding O-antigen ligase family protein, with amino-acid sequence MKAKAIERIINETKGKQTISNFTVLAVIISLLVIDFFPYFKSLEIINPQFFYLSVVNIILGVYFYFNSDVTSVSVFPILKRSYIFKLYLAFIVLCGISFFVAKNTSLVYTKFTEIVIIFCLFINLTILLKDKLDLLYKIILIVSISAFLQSWQQLCNFIIIPRHASIIDLLNGMKGNTGNINILAASLTIKVPFLLLGITYYKGYKKWFLLFALFSVTAVIFLTGARTPLINLFLLYSIYIVYLLRESFTKSSFIKVIYLILPVLVAAIFANSIFEKSKDKGRYVSLENRVNQINTEDRSSQARLVFWGNVMKMSKKKPILGIGLGNYQVESIPYERTTANDSNVSLHAHNDFLEILAETGIINGLIYFSLFVILFFINLKNVIKRSDANKQIISLLTLLLIIVYGVDSLFNFPMYRPTMSIFFCLLLAFTVINNFNSKDEETNLKVAKIITIILVIVSIITSYSAFLIYKASNLEYLIATDNINMNDKGFLTGDEVIKRMPKYPNTFSSSESFYEYAGIYYIREKNYQKALNCFSKANKINPYSGRIDFYKQLISSQKGNVDSAYIYAKRAFYLRPRNYNLFKTAMNLAISKKDTAEVIKQHKLYTKYRNEPDAWTLPALALQNSGANYKRLINFIDEGLKVIPNDSTLLKQKNSFLITDYIIRGQEFGGQGKRNKELELYQKALKIDPKNIYALQNIGFCYFNQGKNDLAIPYFKKAIESPGLNDGKTEFYIGVCYLNLKNKSQACKYLNLSKEKNYTLAEQFLLHTCL; translated from the coding sequence ATGAAAGCAAAGGCAATTGAGAGAATAATTAATGAAACAAAAGGAAAGCAAACTATTTCAAACTTTACAGTTCTTGCTGTTATAATTTCACTGCTTGTAATTGATTTTTTTCCTTACTTTAAAAGTCTAGAGATCATCAATCCACAATTTTTTTATTTATCTGTGGTCAATATTATTTTGGGAGTTTATTTTTATTTTAATTCAGATGTAACTTCTGTGAGTGTTTTTCCAATATTAAAACGAAGCTATATTTTTAAACTTTATTTAGCCTTTATAGTATTGTGCGGAATATCCTTTTTTGTTGCGAAGAACACATCGTTAGTCTACACTAAATTTACTGAAATAGTAATTATATTTTGTCTATTTATAAATCTTACTATTCTTCTTAAAGATAAATTGGATTTACTCTATAAAATTATTTTAATTGTGTCTATTAGCGCATTCTTACAGTCTTGGCAACAGTTATGTAATTTTATTATTATCCCTCGACACGCTTCTATAATTGATCTGCTAAACGGAATGAAAGGGAATACAGGGAACATAAATATACTTGCAGCAAGTCTTACAATTAAAGTTCCATTTCTGCTTCTTGGAATCACATATTATAAAGGTTACAAAAAATGGTTTCTTCTCTTTGCATTATTTTCTGTAACTGCCGTCATTTTTTTAACCGGAGCAAGAACGCCTTTAATTAATCTTTTTTTACTTTACTCTATTTATATTGTTTATTTGCTGAGAGAATCATTTACGAAATCTAGTTTTATAAAAGTTATATATTTAATTCTTCCAGTTTTAGTAGCAGCTATATTTGCGAATTCAATTTTTGAAAAATCAAAAGATAAAGGCCGATATGTATCATTAGAAAATAGAGTTAATCAGATAAATACAGAAGATCGTTCATCACAAGCAAGGTTAGTTTTCTGGGGTAATGTAATGAAGATGAGTAAAAAAAAACCAATTTTAGGAATTGGATTAGGTAATTATCAAGTTGAATCTATCCCGTATGAGAGAACAACTGCAAATGACTCTAATGTTTCGTTGCACGCACATAATGATTTTCTTGAAATATTAGCAGAAACTGGAATTATAAACGGTTTGATTTATTTTTCTCTTTTTGTGATTCTATTCTTCATTAACTTAAAAAATGTAATAAAGAGATCTGATGCTAATAAACAAATAATTTCTCTTTTAACATTGCTATTGATTATTGTTTACGGAGTCGATTCGTTATTTAATTTCCCAATGTACAGGCCTACAATGTCAATATTCTTTTGTCTTTTACTTGCCTTTACTGTAATAAATAATTTTAATTCTAAAGATGAAGAAACCAACTTGAAAGTTGCTAAAATCATAACTATAATATTAGTCATAGTATCAATTATAACAAGTTATTCGGCATTTTTAATTTACAAAGCTTCAAATTTAGAGTATTTAATTGCTACTGACAATATTAACATGAATGACAAAGGTTTTCTTACTGGAGATGAAGTAATAAAAAGAATGCCTAAATACCCAAATACCTTTAGCAGTTCTGAATCATTTTATGAGTATGCTGGGATTTATTACATACGTGAAAAAAATTATCAAAAAGCTTTAAATTGTTTCTCTAAGGCTAATAAAATAAATCCATATTCTGGAAGAATAGATTTTTATAAACAATTAATCTCCTCGCAGAAAGGAAATGTAGATAGTGCATACATTTATGCTAAAAGAGCTTTTTATCTAAGACCACGAAATTATAATTTATTTAAGACAGCTATGAACCTTGCAATTTCAAAAAAGGATACAGCTGAAGTTATAAAACAGCATAAATTATATACTAAATATAGAAACGAACCTGATGCATGGACTCTTCCTGCTCTTGCTTTACAGAATTCTGGAGCAAATTATAAAAGGCTTATTAATTTTATAGATGAAGGATTGAAAGTTATTCCTAATGACAGTACACTTTTAAAACAAAAAAATAGTTTTTTAATAACAGATTATATCATTAGAGGTCAGGAATTTGGAGGTCAAGGAAAAAGAAACAAGGAACTTGAATTATATCAAAAGGCTTTAAAAATTGATCCTAAAAATATTTATGCCCTTCAAAACATTGGTTTTTGCTATTTTAATCAAGGAAAAAATGATCTGGCTATTCCATATTTTAAAAAAGCTATAGAATCCCCAGGCTTAAATGATGGAAAAACAGAATTTTACATAGGAGTCTGTTATTTAAATCTGAAAAATAAATCACAAGCCTGTAAATATTTAAATTTATCTAAAGAGAAGAACTATACATTGGCTGAGCAATTTCTATTACATACTTGTTTGTAA
- the aroB gene encoding 3-dehydroquinate synthase — MQSIQANNYLVHFNENAYEALNKHLRENKYSNIFIIVDDQTNEHCLPKFIPLLETDLAIEIIEFEAGEANKNIETCIEIWNVLTELGADRKSLIINLGGGVVTDLGGFVASTFKRGVNFINIPTTLLSMVDASVGGKTGVDLGNLKNQIGVINVPQMVLIDTQYLETLPQSEMRSGLAEMLKHGLIYDAPYWRQFSDLKSIVFDELDQLIYRSVEIKNEIVIQDPTEKNIRKALNFGHTLGHAIEGYFLESEEKTTLLHGEAIAVGMILESYISLQKGLISEEEYREIKAVIKDIYDDVIFEEKDIDPILELLIHDKKNEYGLIQFALIEGIGKIKINQSVENKLILEAFEDYKS, encoded by the coding sequence ATGCAATCTATTCAAGCCAATAATTATCTTGTACATTTTAATGAGAATGCTTACGAAGCTTTAAATAAACATTTAAGAGAAAATAAATATTCTAATATATTTATAATTGTTGATGATCAGACTAACGAACATTGTTTGCCTAAATTTATTCCTCTATTAGAGACAGATTTAGCGATCGAAATCATTGAATTTGAAGCTGGAGAAGCAAATAAGAACATTGAGACTTGTATCGAGATATGGAATGTATTAACAGAACTTGGTGCCGATAGAAAATCACTAATTATTAATTTAGGCGGTGGCGTTGTTACAGATTTAGGTGGTTTTGTTGCTTCTACTTTTAAAAGAGGTGTGAATTTCATTAATATTCCTACGACATTATTATCTATGGTTGATGCTTCTGTTGGAGGAAAAACAGGTGTCGACTTAGGAAATCTTAAAAATCAGATTGGCGTTATCAACGTACCTCAAATGGTTTTAATTGATACGCAATATTTGGAAACTTTACCACAAAGCGAAATGCGTTCTGGTTTGGCCGAAATGTTAAAACACGGTTTAATATATGATGCGCCATACTGGAGACAATTTTCAGATTTAAAATCTATTGTTTTTGATGAATTGGACCAATTAATTTATCGTTCTGTTGAAATCAAGAATGAAATCGTCATTCAGGATCCAACTGAGAAAAACATTCGTAAAGCTTTAAATTTCGGACATACGTTAGGACATGCCATTGAAGGATATTTTTTAGAAAGTGAAGAGAAAACTACTTTACTTCATGGAGAAGCCATTGCGGTTGGAATGATTTTGGAAAGTTATATCTCACTTCAAAAAGGATTAATTTCTGAAGAAGAATATAGAGAGATTAAAGCAGTGATTAAAGACATTTATGATGATGTGATTTTTGAAGAAAAAGACATCGATCCGATCTTAGAATTGTTAATTCACGACAAAAAAAATGAATACGGTTTAATTCAATTTGCATTGATTGAAGGAATAGGAAAAATAAAAATTAACCAATCCGTTGAAAATAAATTGATTCTAGAAGCGTTTGAGGATTATAAATCTTAA
- a CDS encoding arginine decarboxylase, with protein sequence MNTKYSDLINQTYYFPQEEFKLNKDNLLFHNIDLMKLVEQYGTPLKFTYLPQISENINKAKAWFRKSMEKNKYEAKYYYCYCTKSSHFEYIMNEAFKNNIHIETSSAFDVNIVENLLENGKINKSTYVICNGFKRDEYIANIARLINNGHKNTIPIIDNYEELDLLQAEIKGKFKIGIRIAAEEEPKFEFYTSRLGIGYKNIVSFYKKQIQENDKLELKMLHFFINTGINDTSYYWNELVKCIKVYIALKKECPTLDGLNIGGGFPIKNSLAFEYDYQYMIDEIINQIKIACDEAEVDVPNIFTEFGSFTVGESGGAIYQILYQKQQNDREKWNMIDSSFITTLPDTWAINKRFIMLAVNRWNDTYERVLLGGLTCDSDDYYNSEQNMNAIYLPKYNKEKPLYIGFFNTGAYQETIGGYGGLHHCLIPQPKHILIDRDENGILATEVFSEQQTSDDVLKILGYKKKV encoded by the coding sequence ATGAATACAAAATATTCTGATCTAATAAATCAAACATACTACTTTCCTCAAGAGGAATTTAAACTAAACAAAGACAACCTATTGTTTCACAACATCGATTTGATGAAATTGGTTGAACAATATGGGACACCCTTAAAGTTTACTTATCTGCCTCAGATTTCTGAAAACATCAACAAAGCAAAAGCTTGGTTCAGAAAATCAATGGAAAAGAATAAATACGAAGCAAAATACTATTACTGTTATTGCACAAAAAGCTCTCATTTTGAATATATTATGAATGAAGCTTTCAAGAATAACATTCACATCGAAACTTCATCTGCATTTGACGTGAATATTGTTGAGAATTTATTAGAAAATGGCAAAATCAACAAAAGTACTTATGTAATTTGTAACGGTTTTAAAAGAGATGAATATATTGCTAACATTGCAAGATTAATCAATAACGGACACAAAAACACTATTCCGATTATTGATAATTATGAAGAGTTAGATTTGCTTCAGGCAGAAATTAAAGGAAAATTCAAAATCGGAATCCGTATTGCTGCCGAAGAAGAGCCTAAGTTTGAGTTTTATACTTCTAGATTAGGTATTGGTTACAAAAACATAGTTTCTTTCTATAAAAAACAAATCCAGGAGAACGATAAATTAGAGCTTAAAATGCTTCACTTTTTTATCAATACCGGAATTAACGATACATCATATTACTGGAATGAGCTTGTAAAATGTATTAAAGTATACATTGCTCTTAAGAAAGAGTGCCCTACTCTAGACGGTTTGAACATTGGTGGTGGTTTTCCAATTAAAAACTCACTTGCCTTTGAATATGATTATCAATACATGATTGATGAAATTATCAATCAGATTAAAATTGCTTGTGATGAAGCCGAAGTTGATGTTCCGAATATTTTTACGGAATTTGGATCGTTTACTGTAGGTGAAAGCGGTGGTGCAATCTATCAGATTTTGTATCAAAAACAACAAAATGATAGAGAAAAATGGAATATGATCGACTCATCTTTCATTACCACTTTACCAGATACTTGGGCTATAAACAAACGTTTTATTATGCTGGCAGTAAATCGCTGGAATGATACTTACGAACGGGTTCTGTTAGGAGGTCTGACTTGTGATAGTGACGATTATTACAATTCTGAGCAAAACATGAACGCCATTTATTTGCCTAAATACAACAAAGAGAAACCTTTGTATATTGGATTCTTTAATACTGGCGCTTATCAAGAAACAATTGGAGGATACGGAGGTCTGCACCACTGTTTGATTCCGCAACCTAAACATATTTTAATTGATCGTGATGAAAATGGAATTCTGGCAACAGAAGTGTTCTCAGAACAACAGACTTCAGACGACGTTTTGAAAATTTTAGGATACAAAAAAAAGGTGTAA
- a CDS encoding DNA primase, translating into MKRVIVDYAKLTNEILNLLVEKFPDGYDDSDVIRFRNAKNELVEAVEVRTEDTIYLVKISTKLADRIENYDEDDDLDVDVDAIAPVKGIDLDDDISNDDDEDDDNLDKPDTDGGDDDEDDDDKADTDYDEEDEDDED; encoded by the coding sequence ATGAAAAGAGTTATAGTAGACTACGCCAAACTTACCAACGAAATTTTAAACCTTTTGGTTGAAAAATTTCCTGATGGTTATGATGATTCGGATGTTATCCGTTTTAGAAATGCTAAAAACGAATTGGTTGAAGCTGTAGAAGTTCGTACTGAAGATACAATTTATTTAGTAAAAATTAGTACTAAACTTGCTGACAGAATTGAAAACTACGATGAAGATGATGATTTAGATGTTGATGTAGATGCAATTGCACCAGTTAAAGGTATAGATCTTGATGATGATATTAGCAATGACGATGACGAAGATGATGATAATCTTGACAAGCCAGATACTGACGGTGGTGACGATGATGAGGATGACGATGACAAAGCAGATACTGATTATGACGAAGAAGACGAAGACGATGAAGATTAA
- a CDS encoding ABC transporter ATP-binding protein: MARFQENDLPKAKLNSNSLQKALRIFKYAKNHKWKFFLGLIFLFLTSATALAFPKLMGMLVDCVTNKDLSKANEIALGLMVILALQAIFSFFRISLFVNFTENSLSNIRFALYENLIKLPMSFYSQKRVGELNSRISADISQLQDTFSTTIAEFLRQFILIIGGFVILGSISPKLTLMMLAIVPIVAVAAVIFGRFIRKYGKKTQDKVAESQVIVEETLQGISNVKAFANEWYEIQRYKNKIREIVKIAIKGGQYRGYFASFIILCLFGCVVAVVWYGITLTIKGEVEGVGDLISFVLYTTFIGASFGGIAEMYAQIQKAVGATERVFELLEETPEEINAKPRVAAVEKIKGNVAFNNVAFSYPSRKEVQVLKDVNFNAEFGQKIAIVGPSGAGKSTISSLLLRFYDITSGEILVDGKNIYDYDLENLRGNMSIVPQDVILFGGTIRENIAYGNPNASEEEIIAAAKQANAFNFVDGFPEKFETLVGERGVKLSGGQRQRIAIARALLKNPSILILDEATSSLDSESEKLVQEALEVLMEGRTSIIIAHRLSTIRNADKILVLDNGRISEEGTHQELINLENGIYKNLSNLQFSNS, encoded by the coding sequence ATGGCAAGATTTCAAGAAAATGATTTACCTAAAGCTAAATTAAACTCTAACTCCCTTCAAAAAGCTCTCCGAATTTTTAAATACGCTAAAAACCACAAATGGAAATTCTTCTTGGGTTTGATTTTCTTGTTTTTAACAAGCGCCACTGCCCTAGCCTTTCCAAAATTAATGGGAATGTTGGTAGATTGCGTTACGAATAAAGATCTTTCTAAAGCAAACGAAATTGCTCTTGGCTTAATGGTCATTCTCGCACTTCAGGCTATTTTCTCATTTTTCAGAATTTCATTATTTGTAAATTTTACCGAAAACTCCCTTTCTAATATTCGTTTTGCATTATATGAAAATCTGATAAAATTACCCATGTCGTTTTATTCTCAAAAACGTGTTGGAGAACTTAATAGTAGAATCAGTGCCGATATTTCTCAATTGCAAGATACTTTCAGCACTACTATTGCGGAGTTTTTACGTCAGTTTATTTTAATTATTGGAGGATTTGTAATTTTAGGAAGTATTAGTCCAAAATTAACCTTAATGATGCTGGCAATTGTACCGATTGTAGCAGTTGCTGCTGTGATCTTTGGAAGATTCATTCGTAAATACGGAAAAAAAACACAAGATAAAGTTGCCGAAAGCCAGGTTATAGTTGAAGAAACGCTACAAGGAATTAGCAATGTAAAGGCATTTGCTAACGAATGGTACGAAATTCAGCGTTATAAAAACAAAATTAGAGAAATTGTAAAAATCGCTATCAAAGGAGGTCAATACAGAGGTTATTTTGCTTCATTTATTATTCTTTGTCTTTTCGGATGTGTTGTTGCTGTTGTTTGGTACGGAATCACATTAACGATTAAAGGAGAAGTTGAAGGTGTTGGTGATTTAATCTCGTTTGTATTATATACTACATTCATTGGGGCGTCTTTTGGCGGAATTGCAGAAATGTACGCACAGATTCAAAAAGCAGTTGGTGCAACAGAACGTGTTTTTGAACTATTAGAAGAAACCCCAGAAGAAATAAATGCTAAACCAAGAGTTGCTGCAGTTGAAAAAATAAAAGGCAATGTAGCTTTCAATAACGTTGCTTTTAGCTATCCTTCAAGAAAAGAGGTTCAGGTTTTAAAAGATGTGAATTTTAATGCTGAATTCGGACAAAAAATAGCAATCGTTGGGCCAAGTGGTGCAGGAAAATCTACGATCTCTTCGCTTTTATTACGTTTTTACGATATAACTTCAGGAGAAATTTTAGTCGACGGAAAAAATATTTACGATTATGATTTAGAAAATCTTCGCGGAAATATGAGTATTGTTCCTCAAGACGTCATTTTATTTGGTGGAACAATCAGAGAAAATATTGCTTATGGAAACCCAAACGCGTCAGAAGAAGAAATTATAGCTGCCGCGAAACAAGCGAATGCATTCAATTTTGTAGATGGTTTCCCAGAGAAATTTGAAACTTTGGTCGGAGAACGTGGGGTTAAACTTTCAGGAGGTCAGCGTCAACGTATCGCAATTGCGAGAGCTTTGCTTAAAAACCCAAGTATTTTGATCTTAGACGAAGCAACTTCTTCTTTAGATAGTGAAAGCGAAAAACTCGTTCAAGAAGCTTTAGAGGTTTTAATGGAAGGAAGAACAAGCATTATTATCGCTCACAGGCTTTCTACAATTAGAAACGCAGACAAAATCTTAGTTTTAGATAACGGAAGAATTTCTGAAGAAGGAACACACCAAGAATTAATAAACTTAGAAAACGGAATTTATAAGAATTTAAGCAACTTGCAGTTTAGCAATTCATAG